Proteins co-encoded in one Salvia splendens isolate huo1 chromosome 4, SspV2, whole genome shotgun sequence genomic window:
- the LOC121800903 gene encoding uncharacterized protein LOC121800903, with amino-acid sequence MKRPTDSENVYSVDVTVPLVQEYLEEEFLQRKFTDSAADEEVEKEIADWYETMKVGEMDDQAIAKAVMDFYERPRPAGSSGRAHLSNVEKLPAQGTPLRREKEENPLPTELATTAKELKLLPAHLKYAYLGENETLPVISNNQLTQGQEKQLLEVLRCNQKAIGWKLTDLVGISPDLCMHHIRLEEGAKPHLDQQRKLSPNMREEVLKEIVKMVSIGIIYFIPDSNCFLDGYSGYFQIAVNPDDQEKTTFTCPFGTYAYRRMPSGLYNAPGTFHRCMMSIFSDLLEDCIEIFMDDFTVYGDTFEQELHSLNRVLERCQQKDLVLNFEKYHFMVTEGIVLGHVVSRRGIEVD; translated from the exons ATGAAAAGGCCGACGGACAGTGAGAACGTGTACTCGGTGGACGTAACCGTGCCTCTGGTGCAAGAGTATCTCGAAGAGGAGTTCCTACAGAGGAAATTCACCGACTCCGCAGCAGACGAAGAGGTTGAGAAGGAAATTGCTGACTGGTACGAGACTATGAAAGTTGGGgagatggatgatcaagccatcgcaAAAGCGGTGATGGATTTTTACGAGCGACCGCGGCCAGCTGGTTCAAGCGGGAGAGCTCATCTGTCAAACGTCGAGAAGCTGCCTGCTCAAGGCACCCCACTGAGAAGAGAAAAGGAAGAGAACCCTCTGCCTACTGAATTAGCCACAACCGCAAAAGAATTGAAGCTGCTTCCAGCACATTTGAAGTACGCCTATCTGGGGGAGAATGAAACGCTGCCAGTAATCAGCAACAATCAGTTGACCCAGGGACAGGAAAAGCAATTGCTGGAGGTACTGAGGTGCAATCAGAAAGCAATCGGGTGGAAGTTGACGGATTTGGTGGGAATTAGCCCAgatttatgcatgcaccacatccgGCTAGAGGAAGGAGCAAAGCCCCACCTTGACCAGCAACGCAAGCTCAGccccaacatgagggaggaagtgctcaAGGAGATAGTCAAGATGGTCTCTATCGGAATTATATACTTCATTCCGGATAGCAACTG CTTCCTTGATGGGTATAGTGGCTACTTCCAAATTGCTGTGAACCCAGATGATCAAGAGAAGACAACATTTACATGCCCCTTCGGCACCTACGCCTACAGAAGGATGCCGTCCGGACTCTACAATGCCCCAGGGACCTTCCatagatgcatgatgagcatcttctccGACTTGTTAGAAGATTgtattgagatcttcatggacgactttACTGTCTATGGGGACACGTTTGAGCAAGAGCTCCATAGCCTAAACAGAGTGCTGGAGAGATGCCAACAGAAGGACCTGGTCTTGAACTTTGAGAAATACCACTTCATGGTGACTGAGGGCATCGTACTGGGCCATGTTGTATCAAGAAGAGGGATTGAAGTTGATTAA